Below is a genomic region from Delftia tsuruhatensis.
GGGCCAGCCAGGCCTGGCGCTCGGCCGGCTTTTGGGTATCAGCCGTCCAGACGTGGAGGTTGCCGAACACGCCCACGTTGCCCACGATGGCCCGCAGCGAAGGCACCCAGACGTATGGGCGGTGCGCCAGCGCTCCAGTGGTGCCGCGCAGTTCCAGCGTCTGGCCGTCCACGGTCAGGGTGCTGGCGGTCAGCGGCTCGGGCAGCACGGGGTGGCTGGGCGCGTTGGCGCCCATCTTGGGGCCCCAGAAGGCCAGCTTGCCTTGCAGCTTGGCCTCGATCTTTTCGCGCACGGCAGGCGTGGCCACGACCTTGGCCTGCGGGAAAAGGTTCTTGAGCACTTCGGCGCCGAAGTAGTAGTCGGGATCGGCATTGCTCACGAGGATGGTGGTCAACTGCTTGCCGCTGTCGAGTACGTTGGCGGCGATGCGCAGGCCGTCGGCGCGCGTGAAGCCGGTGTCCACGACCACCGCCTCCCTGGGGCCGGTGATCAGCGTGGAGGTCACGGCGAAGCTGTGCTCGTCGGCCTGGTAGACCTTCATCTGCAGCGGCGCGGCCGTTTGCGCCTGGGACAGTCCGGCCGACAGGGCCAGGGTGAGCGAAAGCAGGGTGGTACGAAGCATGTCGGTTTCCTTGGAATGAAGAAGGTGGCGGCGCCGTGCCGCCATGTCCCGTACTTTAGTTTTTGAAATCGAGCAGATAAACCGCAGAATATGCGCTTGTTTGTTGCATGAATCGAGCAGATCAATGGACCGACTCTTTGCGATGCAGGTGTTTGCCACGGTGGCCGAGTGCGGCAGCTTCACGGCGGCGGCCGAGCGCCTGGATCTGTCGCGGGCCATGGCCACGCGCCATGTCGAATCGCTGGAGCAGTGGCTGGGTGCACGCCTGTTGCACCGCACCACGCGCCGTGTTTCCCTGACGGACGCCGGTGCGCAATGCCTGCGCTACAGCCAGCAGATGCTGGCCCTGGCCGACGAGGTGCAAGGCGAGATGCGCCCCGGCGGCAACCAGCTGCGCGGCCTGCTGCGCGTGACCTGCAGCATGTCCTTCGGCCATGCGCAGATGGCACCGGCCATCGCGCAGTTCATGCGGCTGCACCCCCACCTGAAGATCGACCTGCTGGTGGATGACGGGGCGCTGGACCTGGTGGAGCAGCGCATCGACCTGGCCATCCGCATCAGTGCCGACCCTGGCGCCGCGCTGATCGGCCGAGCGCTGGCCGTGTGCGAATCCGTGCTGGTGGCCTCGCCTGCCTACCTGGACGGCGCGGGGCGCCCCACGGCGCCGGCCCAGTTGCAGGCGCACCGCTGCCTGGGCCACATGCGCGTGGGCCGCAATGTCTGGCACCTGACAAGGCTCGAGGATGAAAGCGATGAGCAGCGGATCGCCGTCACGACCTGGTTCAACGCCAACGAGGCCACGGTGCTGGCCGCCGCGGCCGTGGAGGGCGCGGGCATCGCCATGCAGCCCACCTACCTGGTGCAGCCGCTGCTGGCGTCGGGGGCCCTGGAGCAGGTGCTGCCGGCCTGGCGTCCGCAGCCGCTGGATGTGTATGCGCTGTACAGTTCGCGCCGCCACCTGCCCGAGGCCGTTCGCGCGCTGCTGGACTTCCTTGCGCAGCGCTTCGAGGGCGCGCGCTGGTAGGCAAAGCGTGGTACAGGCATAAAAAAGCCGCCTTGCGGCGGCTTGCGGCCTGAGCGGCGCAGCCGCTCGAGGGTGTCAGTCCTTCTTGCCCAGCTGGGGCAGGGCGCCGCTGGTGCCCAGCAACAGCAGGCCGGCCTTGGAATAGATGGCCAGCTTGTCGCGCGTGTCCATCAGGTCCAGGTTGCGCATGGTCAGCTGGCCGATGCGGTCGGCGGGGCTGAAAGGCGCGTCCTCGACCTTTTCCATCGACAGGCGCTCGGGCGCGTAGGTCAGGTTGGGCGATTCGGTGTTGAGGATGGAGTAGTCGTTGCCGCGGCGCAGCTCCAGCGTCACGGTGCCGGTCACGGCGCGGGCGACCCAGCGCTGGGCGGCTTCGCGCAGCATGATGGCCTGGGGGTCGAACCAGCGGCCCTGGTACAGCAGGCGGCCCAGCTTCATGCCGTTCATGCGGTACTGCTCGATGGTGTCCTCGTTGTGGATGCCGGTCACCAGGCGCTCGTAGGCGATGTGCAGCAGGGCCATGCCGGGGGCTTCGTAGATGCCGCGGCTCTTGGCCTCGATGATGCGGTTCTCGATCTGGTCGCTCATGCCCAGGCCGTGGCGGCCACCGATGCGGTTGGCTTCCAGGAACAGCTCCACGGGGTCGGCGATCTCCTTGCCATTGAGGGCCACGGGACGGCCTTCCTCGAAGGTCACCGAGACTTCCTCGGCCTTGACCTCGACTTCGGGCTTCCAGAACGCCACGCCCATGATGGGGTTGACGATGCGGATGCCGCTGTTGAGGAACTCCAGATCCTTGGCCTCGTGCGTGGCGCCCAGCATGTTGCTGTCGGTCGAGTAGGCCTTCTCGGCGCTCATCTTGTAGCCGAAGCCTTCCTTGGTCATGAAGGCCGACATCTCGGCGCGGCCACCGAGTTCGTCGATGAAGGTCTGGTCCAGCCAGGGCTTGTAGATCTTCAGCGCGGGGTTGGTCAGCAGGCCATAGCGGTAGAAGCGCTCGATGTCGTTGCCCTTGAAGGTCGAGCCGTCGCCCCAGATGTGGACATCGTCTTCCTTCATGGCGGCCACCAGCATGGTGCCGGTCACGGCGCGGCCCAGCGGCGTGGTGTTGAAGTAGGTGATGCCGCCCGTGGAGACGTGGAAGGCGCCGGCCTGGATGGCGGCGATGCCTTCGCCGGCCAGCTGCGTGCGGCAGTCGATCAGGCGGGCCTTCTCTGCGCCGTACTCCATGGCCTTGCGGGGGATCTCATCGTAGTCGGCCTCGTCGGGCTGGCCCAGGTTGGCGGTGTAGGCGTAGGGCAGGGCGCCCTTGTTCTTCATCCAGCGCAGGGCGGCGCTGGTGTCCAGGCCGCCCGAGAAGGCGATGCCGACCTTCTGGCCGACGGGAACGTTTTGCAGGATGGTTTCCATACGATGTATCTCTTAAGAACGATGGCTGCGGGCGCGCTGGGCGCGGCTGCCGGAAAACTGGGAGGGCGCCGCAGCGCCGTCAGGTCGGATGCGAGGGGCTGCCCGGCCGCTCAGGCGTAGTGGCAGATGTAGTGGTAGGACTCGGTCACGCGGATGTCGAACTTGGAGTTCGCAGGCACCTGGAAGGACTCGCCGGCCTTGGAGGTCAGCCACTGGTCCGTGCCGTCGAGCTTGTATTCGCACGAGCCGGCCACGCATTCCATGATCTCGGCGGCGGCCGTGCCGAACGTCAGCTGGCTGGGCAGCACCACGCCTGCCGACTTCTTCGTGCCATCGGCCAGCGTGAAGCCGTGGCTGATGCATTTGCCGTCGAAATAGACATTGGCCTTGGTGGTCAGGGTGACGCCGGAGATGGTTTCGGTGGTCATGGAGGCTGGGCTGAGGTTGGACTAAACCATCCATTTTAGGGCAGCACCCGGCCGATGCCCGTACGTGCTGGCCGCCGCCATGCAAAAAGCCCCTTGGCGGGGCTTTTCGGGCAGGCACATGGCTGGCTCAACGGCGCCAGCCGTGACGGTAGTGGCCGCCGCGCCAGCCGTGATAGCTGGGGCGCGAGGCGTAGTAGACGCCAGCGGCCAGAGCCGCCCCAATGACCACGGGAGCCACATAGTCGGCCCCCGAGTACACCGGCTGGGGCGGGGGAGCGTAGTAGCCGCCGCCATCGTAATAGTTGTTCTGGTAGACCACGGGCGGCGCCACGGGCGTGGTCGCGTAGGCGGCCTGCGGCGGCTGGGTACTGCTGTAGTAGCCGTTGCTGCCGTAGGCGCCGCTGTTGGCCGCAGGCTGCACGCTCAGCGCGATCCAGTCGCCGGGAGGCGTGGCGGTTCGCGTGGTGTAGTTGCGGCCCGCATACTCATAGACCACGTCGTAGGCCACGGCGCGGTTCTGGTAGAAGGTCTGCGTCGTGCAGTTGCGCACGGTCTGGTACTGGGGTTGACCGGAGGCTTCGGCCGAGTTGCCCAGCATGGCGCCGCCGATCACGCCGGCCGCCGTGGCTGCCGCGCGGCCACCGCCATGGCCGATGGCGTTGCCAACCACGCCACCCGCCAGTGCGCCCAGCACGGCGCCCGCGCCCGAGGTGCGCTGGCCGGTGTAGACGTTCTCATCGCGGCAGACCTGCTGGGGCACGGCCACCTGCTGGGTCACCGGGGTCACGGACAGCACCCGGCCTTGCTCCTGGGCCAGGGCCACGGTGGCAGTGGTGGCCGCCAGCGTCAAAAGAACCAGGGATTTCATGATTGCACTCCTGTTGCTCGCGCAGTACTTCCTGCCGAGCCTGGTGCCAGTGTATTCCTCGGCCGGGAAAAGCACTTTGCGGCGGCGTAAATCCGCGTAAGAAGCTGTTCCATGGCAGCCCGGGGTGTCAGTGCTTGCACGCCTGCGCGTACTCGGCCCAGGCGTCGGCGGAAAAGCCCACGGTGATGCGGCCGTGGGGCCATTCCACGACGGGGCGCTTGATCACGCTGGACTGCTGCTGCATCAACGTGGCGGCGCCTGTCGCGTCCTGGGCGCCGGCCTGGGTGTCGGCGTCGAGCTTGCGCCAGGTCGTGCCCTGGCGGTTGAGCAGCTTTTCCCAGCCGACGGCCTGCATCCAGGCGGGCAGCCTCTCGGCCGGCACGCCCTGCTTCTTGAAATCATGGAATTCGTGTGCGATGCCCCGGCCGGTGAGCCAGGCACGGGCTTTCTTGACCGTGTCGCAGTTGGGAATGCCGTAGACGATGGGGATGGCGGCAATTGTCATAAATGCTTGCAGTTGAGGGGGTGGGGGATGGCGGCGGGACCGCAAGGGCACTGGCCCTGGGTAACAATAGCGCGCAGTATGCACACCTCATTTCCCACATTGGATGCATGGCTCGCGTATTGCGAGCGCCTGCACCCCAAGAACATTGCCCTGGGCCTGGATCGCGTGCGTGAAGTCGCCCAGCGCCTGGATCTGCGTTTCGAATGCCCTGTGATCACGGTGGCGGGCACCAATGGCAAGGGATCGACCTGCGCCATGCTGGAGGCCGTGGCCCTGCAGTCGGGTTTCCGACCCGGTGTCTACACCTCGCCCCACCTGGTGCATTTCGAGGAGCGCTGCCGCGTGGGCGGCGAGATCGTGAAGGCGGCCGAGCTGCTACCGCATTTCGAGGCCGTGGAGCAGGCGCGCGTACAGGGTTCGGAGGTGGCGCTCACCTATTTCGAGTTCACCACGCTGGCCATCCTGCGGCTGATGAGCCAGTCCAGGCTGGATGTGGCCATTCTGGAGGTCGGCCTGGGCGGCCGGCTCGATGCGACCAATGTGATCGACACCGACTGCGCGGTCATCACCAGCATCGACATCGACCATGTGGAATTCCTGGGCCCGGACCGCGAGAGCATCGGCCGCGAGAAAGCCGGCATCATGCGCGCCGGCCGGCCCGTGGTGGTCAGCGATCCCATGCCGCCGCAAAGCGTGCTGGACCATGCCCGAGCCATCGGCGCCGACCTCTGGCGCTTCGGGCAGGATTTCAACTTCTCGGGCGACAAGCAGCAGTGGGGCTGGGCCGGGCGCGGGCGCCGCTACGCCGGGCTGGCCTATCCCGCGCTGCGCGGTGCCAACCAGCTGGTCAATGCCTCGGGCGCGCTGGCGGCGCTGGAGGCCATCCGCGACCGCCTGCCGGTCACGGCCCAGGCCGTGCGCACGGGGCTGGCCATGGTCGAGCTGCCGGGGCGCTTCCAGATCATCCCGGGCCAGCCCACGCTGGTGCTGGACGTTGCGCACAACCCGCATTCGGTGGCCGCGCTGACGGCCAACCTCGACGCCATGGGCTATTTCCCGTGTACGCACGCGGTCTTCGGCGCCATGCACGACAAGGACCTGGAGCCCATGCTTGCCCGCATCGCCCCCTTGATCGACCGCTGGTACCTGACCGAGCTGCCGACACCGCGCGCCGAGACTGCCGAGGTGCTGCGCGGGAAGATCGAAGCCCTGCCACCCGCACCGGGCGTGCCCCGCCAGATCGCCATCGACAGCTTCGCAAGCCCTCAGCTGGCGCTGGATGCGGCCGTCAAGGCGGCAGGTCCCACTGATAGAATCGTGGTCTTTGGCTCGTTCTTCACGGTGGGCGGTGTGCTGCAGGACGGCCCGCCCCGGCTGAACGCCAAGCATCTGGGCACCTGAATCCAGTGATCCGCACCGCGGGCGGCCATCGTGGCTGCCTGGGGTGACCGATCAGAACGAGTCCGCATTCCATGGCACTTTTCAATTTTCGTTGGCCCGGCAAAAAAGACGACGGCGATTCGTCGTCCGGATCAAGGCGGCCCACGCGACTGGGACAGGCGGAAAGCGTCGATGTCATGCGCCGCCGCGCGCGCCATCGCCTGATCGGCGCGGCCGTGCTGGTCCTGGCGGGTGTGGTGGGCTTTCCCCTGCTGTTCGACACCCAGCCGCGTCCCATCCCCGTGGACATTCCTATCGAGATCCCCGACCGCGACAAGGTCGCTCCCCTGGTCGTGCCCGGCGCCAATGCCGTGGATGCCCACTCCCATCAGGGCGGGACGGGGCCGGGAGGCCGTGTGCCGGCCCAGGCTTCGCTGGGTGCCGATGAGGAAGAGGTGCCCGTGGCCCGGCCTTCCGTGCCCGTGGTCCCGCCCGTGTCCTCGGCCACCCAGGCCAGGCCTGAAGCCCGGCCCGAGCCGAAACCGGATCCCAAGCCTGCCGTCAAGCCCGAGCCCAAACCCGAGCCCAAGCCGGAACCCCGGCCCAAGCCTGAGCCGGCCAAGCCCGAGCACAAGCCGGAACCCAAGCCCGAGCCGAAACCCGAGCCCAAGCCAAAGCCCGAACCCAAGCCCGAACCGTCCAGGAGCGACGAGGCGGCCCGTGCCCGGGCCCTGCTGGAGGGGCGCAGCGCGCCTGCGGCATCGGCAGCGGCGGCGGACGAGCGCTTCATCGTGCAGGTCGGCGCCTTCGCCGAGGCCAGCAAGGCCCAGGAGATCCGCGCCAAGCTGGAACTGGCGGGCCTCAAGACATTCACGCAGGTGGTGGATACCAAGGACGGCAAGCGCACGCGGGTGCGCGTCGGTCCCTTCAACAACCGGGCCGATGCCGACAAGGCGGCGGCGCGTGTGAAGGGCCAGGGCCTGCCGGCATCGGTGCTCAAGCTCTGAGCGGTGGCGCAGATCTTGCAAAGCGGCATGGGCACACAGACATAGCGTATGTCCACGGTGGACTGGATCTTGCTGGCCGGCGTGCTGGCCTCGATGCTGCTGGGCGCCTGGCGCGGACTGGTGTATGAGGTCCTGTCGCTGGTGGGTTGGCTGGTGGCCTTCGCCGTGGCTCGCATCTGGGCGGCCGACGTGGCGCTGTGGCTGCCCATGCAGGACTGGGACATGCAGTTGCGCTATGCCGCGGGCTTCGTGCTGCTGTTCATCGCGGCGTTGTTCGCCTGGGGCCTGGTGTCCTGGCTGTCGCGCCGGCTGATCGAGGCGGTGGGCCTGAGGCCCGTGGACCGGTCGCTGGGCGCGCTGTTCGGGGTGCTGCGCGGTGCGCTGCTGGCCCTGCTGGCGACGATGGTGATCAGCTACACCCCGCTGCACCAGGGGCAGTGGTGGCAGGATTCGGCCTTGGCGCCGTGGCTGACGCAGGTGCTGGCCAGGGTGCTGCCCCAGTTGCCGCAG
It encodes:
- a CDS encoding LysR family transcriptional regulator → MDRLFAMQVFATVAECGSFTAAAERLDLSRAMATRHVESLEQWLGARLLHRTTRRVSLTDAGAQCLRYSQQMLALADEVQGEMRPGGNQLRGLLRVTCSMSFGHAQMAPAIAQFMRLHPHLKIDLLVDDGALDLVEQRIDLAIRISADPGAALIGRALAVCESVLVASPAYLDGAGRPTAPAQLQAHRCLGHMRVGRNVWHLTRLEDESDEQRIAVTTWFNANEATVLAAAAVEGAGIAMQPTYLVQPLLASGALEQVLPAWRPQPLDVYALYSSRRHLPEAVRALLDFLAQRFEGARW
- a CDS encoding glycine zipper 2TM domain-containing protein; this encodes MKSLVLLTLAATTATVALAQEQGRVLSVTPVTQQVAVPQQVCRDENVYTGQRTSGAGAVLGALAGGVVGNAIGHGGGRAAATAAGVIGGAMLGNSAEASGQPQYQTVRNCTTQTFYQNRAVAYDVVYEYAGRNYTTRTATPPGDWIALSVQPAANSGAYGSNGYYSSTQPPQAAYATTPVAPPVVYQNNYYDGGGYYAPPPQPVYSGADYVAPVVIGAALAAGVYYASRPSYHGWRGGHYRHGWRR
- a CDS encoding ArsC family reductase, with protein sequence MTIAAIPIVYGIPNCDTVKKARAWLTGRGIAHEFHDFKKQGVPAERLPAWMQAVGWEKLLNRQGTTWRKLDADTQAGAQDATGAATLMQQQSSVIKRPVVEWPHGRITVGFSADAWAEYAQACKH
- a CDS encoding MBL fold metallo-hydrolase yields the protein MLRTTLLSLTLALSAGLSQAQTAAPLQMKVYQADEHSFAVTSTLITGPREAVVVDTGFTRADGLRIAANVLDSGKQLTTILVSNADPDYYFGAEVLKNLFPQAKVVATPAVREKIEAKLQGKLAFWGPKMGANAPSHPVLPEPLTASTLTVDGQTLELRGTTGALAHRPYVWVPSLRAIVGNVGVFGNLHVWTADTQKPAERQAWLAQLDEMQALKPSVVVPGHMQAGTAMDASAIAYTRSYLQRFDAAAASARNSGELIEAMKQAYPQAGMALSLDIGAKVNKGEMPW
- the argG gene encoding argininosuccinate synthase, producing METILQNVPVGQKVGIAFSGGLDTSAALRWMKNKGALPYAYTANLGQPDEADYDEIPRKAMEYGAEKARLIDCRTQLAGEGIAAIQAGAFHVSTGGITYFNTTPLGRAVTGTMLVAAMKEDDVHIWGDGSTFKGNDIERFYRYGLLTNPALKIYKPWLDQTFIDELGGRAEMSAFMTKEGFGYKMSAEKAYSTDSNMLGATHEAKDLEFLNSGIRIVNPIMGVAFWKPEVEVKAEEVSVTFEEGRPVALNGKEIADPVELFLEANRIGGRHGLGMSDQIENRIIEAKSRGIYEAPGMALLHIAYERLVTGIHNEDTIEQYRMNGMKLGRLLYQGRWFDPQAIMLREAAQRWVARAVTGTVTLELRRGNDYSILNTESPNLTYAPERLSMEKVEDAPFSPADRIGQLTMRNLDLMDTRDKLAIYSKAGLLLLGTSGALPQLGKKD
- a CDS encoding SPOR domain-containing protein, with translation MALFNFRWPGKKDDGDSSSGSRRPTRLGQAESVDVMRRRARHRLIGAAVLVLAGVVGFPLLFDTQPRPIPVDIPIEIPDRDKVAPLVVPGANAVDAHSHQGGTGPGGRVPAQASLGADEEEVPVARPSVPVVPPVSSATQARPEARPEPKPDPKPAVKPEPKPEPKPEPRPKPEPAKPEHKPEPKPEPKPEPKPKPEPKPEPSRSDEAARARALLEGRSAPAASAAAADERFIVQVGAFAEASKAQEIRAKLELAGLKTFTQVVDTKDGKRTRVRVGPFNNRADADKAAARVKGQGLPASVLKL
- a CDS encoding CvpA family protein — its product is MSTVDWILLAGVLASMLLGAWRGLVYEVLSLVGWLVAFAVARIWAADVALWLPMQDWDMQLRYAAGFVLLFIAALFAWGLVSWLSRRLIEAVGLRPVDRSLGALFGVLRGALLALLATMVISYTPLHQGQWWQDSALAPWLTQVLARVLPQLPQEWGRYLPAA
- the folC gene encoding bifunctional tetrahydrofolate synthase/dihydrofolate synthase is translated as MHTSFPTLDAWLAYCERLHPKNIALGLDRVREVAQRLDLRFECPVITVAGTNGKGSTCAMLEAVALQSGFRPGVYTSPHLVHFEERCRVGGEIVKAAELLPHFEAVEQARVQGSEVALTYFEFTTLAILRLMSQSRLDVAILEVGLGGRLDATNVIDTDCAVITSIDIDHVEFLGPDRESIGREKAGIMRAGRPVVVSDPMPPQSVLDHARAIGADLWRFGQDFNFSGDKQQWGWAGRGRRYAGLAYPALRGANQLVNASGALAALEAIRDRLPVTAQAVRTGLAMVELPGRFQIIPGQPTLVLDVAHNPHSVAALTANLDAMGYFPCTHAVFGAMHDKDLEPMLARIAPLIDRWYLTELPTPRAETAEVLRGKIEALPPAPGVPRQIAIDSFASPQLALDAAVKAAGPTDRIVVFGSFFTVGGVLQDGPPRLNAKHLGT
- a CDS encoding pyrimidine/purine nucleoside phosphorylase — its product is MTTETISGVTLTTKANVYFDGKCISHGFTLADGTKKSAGVVLPSQLTFGTAAAEIMECVAGSCEYKLDGTDQWLTSKAGESFQVPANSKFDIRVTESYHYICHYA